The Mycolicibacterium monacense genome contains the following window.
TGCGATCGCTGCGAATTCGCCGCCTTGTCTGGCGTCCGCACTGACCTGGGGTGATAGTCAGCACATGTCGTCCTCGATCGCCGAGCAGCCCCAACAGCTGCGTCGCGAGTTCTCGCTGTGGTCGGCGTTCGCCTTCGCGTTCGCCTTCATCTCCCCGATCGTCGCCCTCTACGGCATCTTCGGTCTGGCGCTCTCTGCAGCGGGTCCGAGTTTCTGGTGGGGCTTCCTGCTGGTGTTCGCCGGCCAGTTCCTCGTCGCGCTGGTGTTCGCGACGCTGGTGTCGCGGTGGCCGCTGGAGGGGTCGATCTACCAGTGGTCACGCCGGCTCCTCGGCACCACCTACGGGTGGTTCGCCGGCTGGGTCTACATGTGGACGCTGGTCATCGCGATGGCCACCGTCGCCCTGGGCGCGGCGGGCTTCATCGCCAACATCATCGGGCTGGAGGAGCCCTCGGGAGGAACGCTCGCGCTGATCGCGCTGGTGATCCTGCTGGCGGGCACCGCGGTGAACCTGGTCGGGCGGGGCGCGCTGAAGATCTTCATGATCGGCAGCATCATCGCCGAGGTGATCGGGTCGGTGGTGCTCGGCACCTGGCTGCTGCTGTTCCACCGGGAGAACTCACTGTCGGTGCTGTTCGAGGGCGGCGGCGCCGACACCGGCACACTGGCCTATCTGACCGGGCCCTTCATGCTGGCGGTGGCGTTCATCGGGTGGTCGTTCGTCGGGTTCGAGAGCGCGGGGTCCATCGCCGAAGAGGTCCACGAGCCGCGCCGGGACCTCCCCAAGGCGGTGCTGTTCTCGCTGGCGTTCATCGCGATCGTGGTGGCCTACTCCAGCCTCGCGATCATCCTGGCGATCCCGGATCTCGGTGCGGTGGCCGACGGCACCGTGGCCGACCCGGTGTACGACACCCTGACCACCGCGCTGGGTGCGGGCGTCGCCAAACCGGTCGAGGTGCTGTTCGTCATCGGCTTCCTCGCCAGCTTCCTCGCGCTGCAGACCTCGGCCTCGCGGGTCATCTGGGCCTACGCCCGCGACGGCGCCCTGCCGGCGGCGGGGGTGCTGGTCCGGCTGCGGGGTAAGGCGCGCATCCCGGTGGTGGCGATCCTCGTCACCACGGTGGTCGGCGCGGCCCTGTTCCTGCTCAGCATCGTCGCCGGTGACGTCTACTCGCTCATGGTGAACTTCACGGCGGGCGGTTTCTACCTGGCGTTCCTGTTCCCGCTGGTGGGTTTCCTCGTGGTGATGCTGCGTCGCGCGTGGACACCGGGCGCCTTCTCGCTGGGCCGCGCGACGCTCCCGATCGCGCTGATCGCGGTGGTGTGGGCGGCGCTGCAGTTCCTCAACATCGCGTGGCCGCGTGTGGCTTTCGAACAGCGCTACCTCGACTGGTCGGTGTGGATCGGCGTGGCCGTGCTGGGCGTGCTCGGCGCGCTGCTGCTGGCCGGCGTCCGCTCCCGCATCCTCGCCAGCGAGGTCATCGACGACGCAGAGGTTCGCGACGAACTCGCCGACACCCATGAGTGATGCCGTCGCCCTGGTCACCGGCGGTGCCAGTGGTATCGGCGCCGCGGTGGTCGACGCACTGGCGAAGCGCGGTTACACCGTCGGCTGCCTGGACCGTAACCCCGCACCCAACGTCGAACATGCTGTCGTTGTGGACATTTCAGATGGGCGTGCGGTCGACGCCGCGGTGGCACAGCTGCGCGAGCGGCTCGGTCCGGTCAGCGTGGTGGTGAACTCCGCCGGTCATTACGAGATGGTCCCGGTCGCCGACATCTCCCCCGAGGCGTGGCGCACGATGCTGCGCGTGCACCTCGGCGGGTTGGTCAACGTCGCACGCTCCTGCCTGCCCGACCTGCTGGAGACCCGCGGCACCCTGGTGGCGATCACCAGCGAGCTGGCGGTCGGAGGAGGCGACGGCGACGCGCACTACGCCGCGGCCAAGGGTGCGGTCATCGGCCTGGTTCGCAGCCTGGCCGCCGAGGTGGCCGCCCGCGGTGTACGGGTCAACGCGGTGGCGCCCGGACCTACCGACACCCCGTTGCTCGCCGCCGACAATCCCTGCCGGACACCGCAATATCTGGCTTCACTGCCGCTGCGGCGGCTCACCACACCGCAAGAGGTCGCCCGCTGCGTCGAATACCTGGTCTGCGACGCGACGTTCAGCGTCGGTGACGTGGTCAACGTCAACGCCGGAGCCGTCATATGACCACCGATCTGACCGGACGTGTCGCGCTGGTCACCGGGGCGGCCCAGGGGATGGGCGCCGCGCACGCCCGCCGCCTCGCAGCCGCGGGAGCCACCGTGGCACTCAACGACATTCGTGACGGCGCTGCGCTGACCACACTGGCGCAGGAGCTTGGCGGCCTCAGTCTGCCCGGCGACGTGTCCGACCCGGATGAATGCGTGCGCCTCGCGGCCGCGGTCGTGGAGCAGACCGGAGGCCTCGACGTCCTCGTCGCCAACCACGCCTACATGACCATGGCGCCGCTGCTCGAACACGACGACGCCGACTGGTGGAAGGTGGTGGACACCAACCTCGGTGGCACGTTCTTCCTCGTGCAGGCGGTGTTGCCGCACATGCGCGCCGCAGGCGCGGGGCGCATCGTCGTGATCTCCAGCGAATGGGGGCTGACGGGCTGGCCGGACGCCACCGCGTACTGCGCCGCGAAATCCGGGCTGATCTCGTTGGTCAAGACGTTGGGCCGCGAACTGGCCCCGGAGCACATCATCGTCAACGCCGTCGCACCGGGGGTGACCGACACCCCGCAGTTGCAGGTCGACGCCGACGCCGCCGGGGTGGACCTCGCGACCATTCATCGGCGATATGCGGCGGAGATCCCGTTGGGTCGCATCGGATCACCCGGCGAGGTGTCGGCAGCGGTCGAGCTGCTCTCCGATTTCACCATGGACGCGGTTGTCGGACAGGTGATCTCCTGCAACGGCGGCTCGACGAGGGGGAGGGCATGACAACAGAGGGAGGACACGTGCAGTACGTGCAGTCGGAGACGGGGGTGCTGGGTCAGGTCGACGCACAGGCGGTACCGCGGTACGCCGGAATCGCCACGTTCGCGCGGTTACCGCAGCGCCACGAGGTCGGCGACTACGACATCGCCGTCGTCGGCGTGCCCTTCGACAGCGGTGTGACCTACCGGCCCGGTGCTCGATTCGGCCCGTCCGCGATCCGGCAGGCGTCCCGGCTGCTCAAGCCGTACCACCCCGCGCTCGACGTGTCGCCGTTCGCCGCGGCGCAGGTCGTCGACGCGGGCGATATCGCGGCCAACCCGTTCGACATCGCCACCGCCGTCGACGAGATCCGCGCCGGGGTGCTCGGGCTTCTCACCCGCCCCGAACAGCGTGTCGTGTTGCTGGGCGGGGACCACACCATCGCGCTGCCGGCCCTGCAGGCCGTCAACGAGGTGCACGGTCCGGTGGCGCTGGTGCACTTCGACGCCCACCTCGACACCTGGGACACCTACTTCGGCGCCCCCTGTACCCACGGCACCCCGTTCCGCCGGGCGTCCGAACAGGGGCTGTTGGTGAAGGATCGCTCCGCGCACGTCGGCATCCGCGGTTCGCTCTACGACCGCGCCGACCTGCTCGAGGACGCCGAACTCGGATTCACCGTGGTGCACTGCCGCGACATCGACCGCATCGGCGTCGACGGCGTGATCGAACGGGTCCTCGACCGGGTCGGCGACCATCCGGTCTACGTGTCCATCGACATCGACGTGCTGGACCCGGCGTTCGCCCCGGGCACGGGAACCCCGGAGATCGGCGGCATGACCAGCC
Protein-coding sequences here:
- a CDS encoding APC family permease, producing MSSSIAEQPQQLRREFSLWSAFAFAFAFISPIVALYGIFGLALSAAGPSFWWGFLLVFAGQFLVALVFATLVSRWPLEGSIYQWSRRLLGTTYGWFAGWVYMWTLVIAMATVALGAAGFIANIIGLEEPSGGTLALIALVILLAGTAVNLVGRGALKIFMIGSIIAEVIGSVVLGTWLLLFHRENSLSVLFEGGGADTGTLAYLTGPFMLAVAFIGWSFVGFESAGSIAEEVHEPRRDLPKAVLFSLAFIAIVVAYSSLAIILAIPDLGAVADGTVADPVYDTLTTALGAGVAKPVEVLFVIGFLASFLALQTSASRVIWAYARDGALPAAGVLVRLRGKARIPVVAILVTTVVGAALFLLSIVAGDVYSLMVNFTAGGFYLAFLFPLVGFLVVMLRRAWTPGAFSLGRATLPIALIAVVWAALQFLNIAWPRVAFEQRYLDWSVWIGVAVLGVLGALLLAGVRSRILASEVIDDAEVRDELADTHE
- a CDS encoding SDR family NAD(P)-dependent oxidoreductase is translated as MSDAVALVTGGASGIGAAVVDALAKRGYTVGCLDRNPAPNVEHAVVVDISDGRAVDAAVAQLRERLGPVSVVVNSAGHYEMVPVADISPEAWRTMLRVHLGGLVNVARSCLPDLLETRGTLVAITSELAVGGGDGDAHYAAAKGAVIGLVRSLAAEVAARGVRVNAVAPGPTDTPLLAADNPCRTPQYLASLPLRRLTTPQEVARCVEYLVCDATFSVGDVVNVNAGAVI
- a CDS encoding SDR family NAD(P)-dependent oxidoreductase, whose translation is MTTDLTGRVALVTGAAQGMGAAHARRLAAAGATVALNDIRDGAALTTLAQELGGLSLPGDVSDPDECVRLAAAVVEQTGGLDVLVANHAYMTMAPLLEHDDADWWKVVDTNLGGTFFLVQAVLPHMRAAGAGRIVVISSEWGLTGWPDATAYCAAKSGLISLVKTLGRELAPEHIIVNAVAPGVTDTPQLQVDADAAGVDLATIHRRYAAEIPLGRIGSPGEVSAAVELLSDFTMDAVVGQVISCNGGSTRGRA
- the speB gene encoding agmatinase; this translates as MTTEGGHVQYVQSETGVLGQVDAQAVPRYAGIATFARLPQRHEVGDYDIAVVGVPFDSGVTYRPGARFGPSAIRQASRLLKPYHPALDVSPFAAAQVVDAGDIAANPFDIATAVDEIRAGVLGLLTRPEQRVVLLGGDHTIALPALQAVNEVHGPVALVHFDAHLDTWDTYFGAPCTHGTPFRRASEQGLLVKDRSAHVGIRGSLYDRADLLEDAELGFTVVHCRDIDRIGVDGVIERVLDRVGDHPVYVSIDIDVLDPAFAPGTGTPEIGGMTSRELVAVLRAMRGCNIVAADIVEVAPAYDQAEVTAVAGANLAYELITLMADR